The Candidatus Schekmanbacteria bacterium RIFCSPLOWO2_02_FULL_38_14 DNA window ACTTAAATAACTACTCTTTCACGCTTGAAAGTTCATAGCAGACAAACATATAGGAACTTATTCTTTACATTTGGAGATTTCCTGCAGTAAACGCAGGAAGTTTTAAAATTAAGTCTATTTTTTTTATAATAAATTAATAATTCCTTATTTTCAAGCATTATTTAATCAATCTAACATCTAACTTATTTCTTGACATCTAATTTTTTTGATAATATTTTGCGACCGAGTTCCTATAATAGGTTTATAAAAGAGGTATCTTTCTATGAAACTAAAAATAGGTTTACCAAAAGGTAGCCTCCAGGAATCAACCTTAAAAATCTTCAAAAAGGCAGGATTTCAGATAACTGTTGGGTCACGCTCCTATATCCCTTATATAGATGACCCGGAACTGGAAGGGCTTCTTGTAAGAGCACAGGAAATGGCTCGTTACGTGGAAAACGGAGTGCTTGATGCAGGAATTACAGGAAAGGACTGGATTCTCGAGCAGAATTCTAAAGTAATAGAAGTTGCTGATTTGAATTATTCAAAAGAAGGATTAATGCCTGTAAGATGGGTAGTTGCCGTCCCTGTTGATTCAAAAATCAAATCTGTAAAAGACCTTAAGGGCAAGAGAATTGCTACTGAGCTTGTCGGGTTTACCAAAAGGTATTTTAAAAGCAAAAAAATTGATTGCGCTGTAGAATTCTCATGGGGCGCAACCGAAGTCAAACCTCCGTATCTTGCTGATGCAATCGTTGACGTAACTGAAACAGGAGCATCTTTAAAAGCAAATAATTTAAGAATTATTGATACCATTCTTGAATCAACAACAAAATTTATCGCAAATAAA harbors:
- a CDS encoding ATP phosphoribosyltransferase, which codes for MKLKIGLPKGSLQESTLKIFKKAGFQITVGSRSYIPYIDDPELEGLLVRAQEMARYVENGVLDAGITGKDWILEQNSKVIEVADLNYSKEGLMPVRWVVAVPVDSKIKSVKDLKGKRIATELVGFTKRYFKSKKIDCAVEFSWGATEVKPPYLADAIVDVTETGASLKANNLRIIDTILESTTKFIANKNSWKDRWKRNKIQDLAILLQGALNAEIKVGLKMNVKTKNLNKITSLLSALHTPTISTLADSGWLALEVITDEKKVRDLIPRLKAAGASGIVEYPLNKVIY